atcatCCTCCTTCTTGCcaccgccgccgccgccgccgccgccgccgccacCACCGCCTCCACCTTCATCTTTCTTGGCTCCTCcatcttttttctcttctttcgcCGGTCCAACCGTTAAAATCTCGGTATGCCATTGTTTTCTCAACTTGTTCACTATGTTAATCGGGTCAACGTCGCCGATCACTGTCAACTTCTTGTCTTTCATATCCATCGAAATAGAATCAACACCTACAAAAATTAGAGAGAATTGAAGAAGACAAGTTCCTGATAATAAACCATTAACATTAGAGAACAAAAAGAGATGTTTTAAGCAAGTACCGGAGAGACCGGAAACAGCTTTCATGGCTTTCTGTTTCTCTTTGCCTTCATGTAAATCCAATTTCAAGACAACTTTCTGTAAGAAGAAAACAGAAAGTGAAACCAAATCAGAGTCAGAGAGAAACCCATGAAAGATTCAGTATCTTTGGTAAGAAAAAGTGGGAGGAAAAATAGATTAAAGGGAAAGGAAACTAGACCTTCATTGGTGCTGAAACAGGAAGCAGTGACCAAACAAAACAATGATTGAGACGATCACGAAAACCATCAAATTATAAGACAACATATAAATAGACGAAGTGCATAAAATCCGTGTTAATGGTAAGGTTTAATTTCGTCCTCTGTCCCTGtattctttgaaattttaaagtttagtcCCTTTCAAAGAATTAAAGTCTCAATTGATatattgttaattaaaatttattaaattagagtATACTTCTATAGTGTTTATATAttgtcaaaaaataatattaagaattgCTATATTTGTTTTTAGAAGGATTCAACTTCAAAAGTTTGTATTATTTGTGCTTATACTTATATAATTATAGTTGATTATTTACCAAGTCTTTGGCTTTGAGTGTTCATGTGTGggttttatttgaatatatatttgacttaaatttgactatatacaaattattttcaGAATTATTCTGATTCAAGGTaaattatatatagaataatatGAATGTACAAACTTTGTAATTGTCAATCTAATTGATTACCAATCAAGTAGAAAAGGAGATgttatgtgaattttataataacattgtttttatttaggtttcttttagtagtttattactcgaaatttatatataagacttatattattttataaattagtaattttatattttaaattgatttttaaaattttattcacgCTATTTAGCTAATGAATGCAAACATACTTGCAATACTATTAGTAAATGTTTTAATCAtctgagataaaaaaaattatctaaggttattggaagaaaaagaattatCGGATATTAATGTTCTAAAAGAATTTGATGAATCattataagttataattttcaatatcaaaatcagattcttgtttatgtttggccatgaataaatataaaatactatttagTATTTGCTTATAAAATAATCGAGTGGTGACATAGTTAtcgaaaaacaaaataatggttttatatattttcaaatgaaactttttgtttttaatatttatttgacttCAATCCAAttccaaatcaacattttgtaaatttctattggttttatcttaatataactttaaata
The window above is part of the Gossypium raimondii isolate GPD5lz chromosome 9, ASM2569854v1, whole genome shotgun sequence genome. Proteins encoded here:
- the LOC105800230 gene encoding heavy metal-associated isoprenylated plant protein 39 translates to MKKVVLKLDLHEGKEKQKAMKAVSGLSGVDSISMDMKDKKLTVIGDVDPINIVNKLRKQWHTEILTVGPAKEEKKDGGAKKDEGGGGGGGGGGGGGGGGKKEDDKKKESDQIAELVKAYKAYNPHMTTYYRVVSAEENPNSCIIS